In Hydractinia symbiolongicarpus strain clone_291-10 chromosome 15, HSymV2.1, whole genome shotgun sequence, one DNA window encodes the following:
- the LOC130628573 gene encoding uncharacterized protein LOC130628573: MSLAYDHFGHSERINKTIYQAPAAHRQLLSTGKHLSVLDNAQSIKNDNNFEKKGPNLVEENEKKFRDENAEKDTSKANTVKLPNKKKMKKSVQVGEKRQTHRNDTFKKEKTCAPTRKYALRKEKNVSQKTSEESKHFTNVNDDEPSEWSESSEDSELENSVKCTGQQERKYIQWSSEQEDKLYKKFARHIKNKKNGWPCSDDLKKFANEEGITVGTVRNKINNERGKIARQAEAKKKKMNIV, translated from the exons ATGAGTTTGGCCTATGATCATTTTGGGCACAGTGAGAGAATTAACAAAACGATATACCAAGCACCAGCTGCTCATCGACAACTATTGTCAACTGGGAAACATCTATCTGTCCTTGATAATG CGCAAAGTATAAAGAATGACAATAACTTCGAGAAAAAGGGTCCTAACTTagttgaagaaaatgaaaaaaaatttagag ATGAAAATGCTGAAAAAGACACAAGTAAAGCGAACACTGTAAAATTAccgaataaaaagaaaatgaagaaaagtgTACAAGTGGGAGAAAAAAGACAAACTCATCGAAAcgatacatttaaaaaagagaaaacttgCG CACCCACGAGAAAGTATGCACTTAGAAAAGAAAAGAACGTTTCTCAAA AAACATCTGAAGAATCCAAACATTTTACAAATGTGAACGATGATGAACCTTCTGAATGGTCTGAATCAAGTGAAGATAGCGAACTCGAGAATTCTGTAAAATGCACTG GTcaacaagaaagaaaatacATTCAATGGTCGTCAGAGCAAGAGGATAAACTATACAAAAAATTTGCaagacatataaaaaataaaaaaaatggatgGCCTT GCTCTGATGATCTGAAAAAATTCGCCAACGAGGAAGGAATTACTGTTGGAACTGTtcgaaataaaattaacaatgaAAGAGGAAAAATAGCACGACAAGCGGAagcgaaaaaaaagaaaatgaacattGTTTAA